From the Archangium lipolyticum genome, one window contains:
- the rplL gene encoding 50S ribosomal protein L7/L12, giving the protein MPADLNAIVDQLSTLTVMEAAELVKQLENKWGVSAAAVAVAGPAAGAAAAAAPVEEKTEFTVVLADAGANKINVIKEIRAITGLGLKEAKDLVEGAPKTVKEGVNKDDAKKIKDQLTAAGAKVDIK; this is encoded by the coding sequence ATGCCTGCTGATCTGAACGCGATTGTTGACCAGCTCTCCACCCTGACGGTGATGGAGGCCGCCGAGCTCGTGAAGCAGCTCGAGAACAAGTGGGGCGTCTCCGCCGCTGCCGTCGCCGTGGCCGGCCCCGCCGCTGGCGCCGCCGCCGCCGCCGCTCCGGTCGAGGAGAAGACGGAGTTCACCGTGGTGCTGGCCGACGCCGGCGCCAACAAGATCAACGTCATCAAGGAGATCCGCGCGATCACCGGCCTGGGCCTGAAGGAGGCCAAGGACCTGGTCGAGGGCGCTCCCAAGACCGTCAAGGAGGGCGTCAACAAGGACGACGCCAAGAAGATCAAGGACCAGCTCACCGCGGCTGGCGCCAAGGTCGACATCAAGTAG
- the rpoB gene encoding DNA-directed RNA polymerase subunit beta gives MPTQIQNNFRVRKTFAKIAKTIDIPNLINIQKQSYEKFLQADIPPEKREDIGLQGVFKSVFPIRDFNETSSLEFVSYHLEKPKYDVDECHQRGMTYSAPIKVVVRLVVWDKDEETGAQSIRDVKEQEVYFGEIPLMTQNGTFIINGTERVVVSQLHRSPGAFFDHDKGKSHSSGKLLYNARIIPYRGSWIDFEFDHKDLLYVRIDRRRKLPATVLIRALGAVADTAKKNPLEFRGSTEEILNYYYATETIYLQSNVDFEKSVELELLPGQRATRDIKTKAGEVIVKKNRKFTRAAIKKLEAAKMKTLPIDADELFTKVSAYDVVDENTGEVILECNEEVSQEKVDELLKRDIKEFKVLFIDNLNVGPYLRETLMMDKIESPEQAIMEIYRRLRPGDPPTPETATNLFSNLFFNPERYDLSKVGRLKLNFKFGLEEPLDGQILTKRDILEVIRYLVDLKNGKGVIDDIDHLGNRRVRAVGELLENQYRIGLVRMERAIKERMSLQEIETLMPHDLINAKPVTAVIKEFFGSSQLSQFMDQTNPLSEVTHKRRLSALGPGGLTRERAGFEVRDVHPTHYGRICPIETPEGPNIGLIASLSTYARVNEFGFVETPYKKVEAGAVTGDVAFYSALEEEKHTIAQANAETDKKGKFLNALVSSRRGGEFVQAKAEDVDLMDVSPNQLVSVAASLIPFLENDDANRALMGSNMQRQAVPLLRTAAPLVGTGIEAIVARDSGVTCVARRDGIVESVDASRIVVKADTAAGAFDISSEVDIYNLLKYQRSNQNTCLNQKPIVRKGDRVRKGDVIADGPATETGELALGQNVVVAFMPWQGYNFEDSILISERILKEDVFTSIHIEEFECIARDTKLGKEEITRDIPNVGEEALKDLDESGIIRIGAEVKPGDVLVGKITPKGETQLSPEEKLLRAIFGEKAGDVRDSSLRVPPGVVGTVINAKVFSRKGVEKDERAKQIESMEEAKLLKDQNDEIKVLRDSAYSRIRIMLRGKEVQGKLVDDKGKILLKKGDIVSDELLATVPYKYWTEISVGDPLDGKLRDILRNLEETTEAVKLAFGEKIARIKKGDELPPGVIKMVKVYVAIKRKLAVGDKMAGRHGNKGVVSRVLPEEDLPFLEDGRPVDIVLNPLGVPSRMNIGQILETHLGWAAKGVGEQLQRYIDENYSGENLKKQLKTVYDDKAFGDFVDGLSDDEVKSLCYRLKKGIHVATPVFDGARETEIHTLFDEARLPRTGQMVLFDGRTGEPFDQNVTVGVMYMLKLHHLVDEKIHARSIGPYSLVTQQPLGGKAQFGGQRLGEMEVWAMEAYGAAYTLQEFLTVKSDDVVGRTRMYEAIVKGDNVLESGLPESFNVLLKELQSLALDVELLESAPPERQRSFGGDFGGGGDGEDRVKTGTEA, from the coding sequence ATGCCGACGCAGATCCAGAACAACTTCCGAGTGCGGAAGACCTTCGCGAAGATCGCGAAGACCATCGACATTCCCAACCTCATCAACATCCAGAAGCAGTCCTACGAGAAGTTCCTCCAGGCCGACATCCCGCCGGAGAAGCGTGAGGACATTGGGCTTCAGGGGGTCTTCAAGTCGGTATTCCCGATCCGTGACTTCAACGAGACGTCCTCGCTGGAGTTCGTCAGCTATCACCTCGAAAAGCCCAAGTACGACGTCGACGAGTGCCACCAGCGTGGGATGACCTACTCGGCTCCCATCAAGGTCGTCGTGCGCCTGGTCGTGTGGGACAAGGACGAGGAGACGGGCGCCCAGTCCATCCGCGACGTGAAGGAGCAGGAGGTCTACTTCGGGGAAATCCCGCTGATGACCCAGAACGGCACCTTCATCATCAACGGCACCGAGCGCGTGGTGGTCAGCCAGCTGCACCGCAGCCCGGGTGCCTTCTTCGACCACGACAAGGGCAAGAGCCACTCGTCTGGCAAGCTGCTCTACAACGCCCGCATCATCCCGTACCGCGGCTCGTGGATCGACTTCGAGTTCGACCACAAGGACCTGCTGTACGTGCGCATCGACCGGCGCCGCAAGCTGCCGGCCACGGTGCTCATCCGCGCCCTGGGCGCGGTGGCCGACACCGCCAAGAAGAACCCCTTGGAGTTCCGCGGCTCTACCGAGGAGATCCTCAACTACTACTACGCCACGGAGACCATCTACCTCCAGAGCAACGTCGACTTCGAGAAGTCGGTGGAGCTGGAGCTCCTGCCCGGTCAGCGCGCCACGCGCGACATCAAGACCAAGGCGGGCGAGGTCATCGTCAAGAAGAACCGCAAGTTCACCCGCGCCGCCATCAAGAAGCTCGAGGCGGCCAAGATGAAGACGCTCCCCATCGACGCGGACGAGCTCTTCACCAAGGTGTCCGCCTACGACGTGGTGGACGAGAACACCGGCGAGGTCATCCTCGAGTGCAACGAGGAGGTCTCGCAGGAGAAGGTCGACGAGCTCCTCAAGCGCGACATCAAGGAGTTCAAGGTCCTCTTCATCGACAACCTCAACGTGGGTCCCTACCTGCGTGAGACGTTGATGATGGACAAGATCGAGTCCCCCGAGCAGGCGATCATGGAGATCTACCGCCGCCTGCGCCCGGGAGATCCGCCCACGCCGGAGACGGCCACCAACCTCTTCAGCAACCTGTTCTTCAACCCCGAGCGCTACGACCTGTCCAAGGTCGGCCGCCTCAAGCTGAACTTCAAGTTCGGCCTTGAGGAGCCGCTCGACGGGCAGATCCTCACCAAGCGCGACATCCTCGAGGTCATCCGCTACCTGGTGGACCTCAAGAACGGCAAGGGTGTGATCGACGACATCGATCACCTCGGCAACCGCCGTGTGCGCGCGGTGGGCGAGCTGCTGGAGAACCAGTACCGCATCGGTCTGGTGCGCATGGAGCGGGCGATCAAGGAGCGCATGAGCCTCCAGGAGATCGAGACGCTCATGCCGCACGACCTGATCAACGCCAAGCCCGTGACGGCCGTCATCAAGGAGTTCTTCGGGTCCAGCCAGCTGTCGCAGTTCATGGACCAGACGAACCCCCTGTCCGAGGTCACGCACAAGCGGCGTCTGTCCGCCCTCGGGCCCGGTGGCCTCACCCGCGAGCGCGCGGGCTTCGAGGTGCGCGACGTGCACCCGACGCACTACGGCCGCATCTGCCCCATCGAGACGCCGGAAGGTCCGAACATCGGCCTCATCGCGTCGCTGTCCACCTACGCCCGCGTCAACGAGTTCGGCTTCGTCGAGACGCCGTACAAGAAGGTGGAGGCCGGCGCGGTGACCGGTGACGTGGCCTTCTACTCCGCCCTCGAGGAGGAGAAGCACACCATCGCCCAGGCCAACGCCGAGACGGACAAGAAGGGCAAGTTCCTCAACGCCCTCGTGTCGTCCCGCCGCGGCGGCGAGTTCGTCCAGGCCAAGGCCGAGGACGTGGACCTGATGGACGTGTCCCCGAACCAGCTCGTGTCGGTGGCCGCCTCCCTCATCCCGTTCCTCGAGAACGATGACGCCAACCGCGCGCTCATGGGCTCCAACATGCAGCGCCAGGCCGTGCCGCTGCTGCGCACCGCCGCCCCGCTCGTGGGCACCGGTATCGAGGCGATCGTCGCCCGCGACTCCGGCGTCACCTGCGTGGCGCGTCGCGACGGCATCGTGGAGAGCGTGGATGCCAGCCGTATCGTGGTGAAGGCGGACACCGCCGCGGGCGCGTTCGACATCTCCAGCGAGGTCGACATCTACAACCTCCTGAAGTACCAGCGCTCCAACCAGAACACGTGCCTCAACCAGAAGCCCATCGTCCGCAAGGGCGACCGGGTGCGGAAGGGTGACGTGATCGCCGACGGTCCCGCGACCGAGACCGGTGAGCTCGCGCTGGGCCAGAACGTCGTCGTCGCGTTCATGCCGTGGCAGGGCTACAACTTCGAGGACTCCATCCTCATCTCCGAGCGCATCCTCAAGGAGGACGTCTTCACGTCCATCCACATCGAGGAGTTCGAGTGCATCGCGCGCGACACCAAGCTCGGCAAGGAGGAGATCACCCGCGACATCCCGAACGTGGGTGAGGAGGCCCTCAAGGACCTCGACGAGAGCGGCATCATCCGCATCGGCGCCGAGGTGAAGCCCGGCGACGTGCTGGTGGGCAAGATCACTCCGAAGGGCGAGACCCAGCTCTCCCCCGAGGAGAAGCTGCTGCGCGCCATCTTCGGTGAGAAGGCCGGCGACGTGCGCGACAGCTCGCTGCGCGTGCCCCCCGGCGTGGTGGGCACCGTCATCAACGCCAAGGTGTTCAGCCGCAAGGGCGTCGAGAAGGACGAGCGCGCCAAGCAGATCGAGTCCATGGAGGAGGCCAAGCTCCTCAAGGACCAGAACGACGAGATCAAGGTCCTGCGCGACAGCGCCTACAGCCGCATTCGCATCATGCTCCGCGGCAAGGAAGTCCAGGGCAAGCTCGTGGACGACAAGGGCAAGATCCTCCTGAAGAAGGGGGACATCGTCTCCGACGAGCTGCTGGCCACCGTCCCGTACAAGTACTGGACGGAGATCTCCGTCGGCGATCCGCTCGACGGCAAGCTGCGCGACATCCTCCGCAACCTGGAGGAGACCACCGAGGCCGTGAAGCTGGCCTTCGGCGAGAAGATCGCCCGCATCAAGAAGGGCGACGAGCTCCCGCCGGGCGTCATCAAGATGGTGAAGGTGTACGTCGCCATCAAGCGCAAGCTGGCCGTGGGCGACAAGATGGCCGGCCGCCACGGTAACAAGGGTGTCGTGTCCCGCGTCCTCCCCGAGGAGGATCTGCCGTTCCTCGAGGACGGCCGTCCCGTGGACATCGTGCTCAACCCGCTGGGCGTGCCCTCGCGCATGAACATCGGGCAGATCCTCGAGACGCACCTGGGCTGGGCCGCCAAGGGCGTGGGCGAGCAGCTGCAGCGCTACATCGACGAGAACTACAGCGGTGAGAACCTCAAGAAGCAGCTGAAGACCGTCTACGACGACAAGGCCTTCGGCGACTTCGTGGACGGCCTGTCCGACGACGAGGTCAAGAGCCTCTGCTACCGCCTGAAGAAGGGCATCCATGTCGCCACGCCGGTGTTCGACGGCGCGCGCGAGACGGAGATCCACACCCTCTTCGACGAGGCGCGCCTGCCGCGCACCGGCCAGATGGTGCTCTTCGACGGCCGCACCGGTGAGCCGTTCGACCAGAACGTCACCGTGGGCGTCATGTACATGCTCAAGCTGCACCACCTGGTGGACGAGAAGATCCACGCCCGCTCCATCGGGCCCTACTCGCTCGTCACGCAGCAGCCCCTGGGCGGCAAGGCCCAGTTCGGCGGCCAGCGTCTGGGAGAGATGGAAGTGTGGGCGATGGAGGCCTACGGCGCGGCGTACACGCTCCAGGAGTTCCTCACCGTCAAGTCCGACGACGTGGTGGGCCGTACGCGCATGTACGAGGCCATCGTCAAGGGCGACAACGTGCTCGAGTCCGGCCTGCCCGAGTCGTTCAACGTGCTCCTCAAGGAGCTCCAGTCGCTCGCGCTCGACGTCGAGCTGCTCGAGAGCGCCCCGCCCGAGCGCCAGCGCTCGTTCGGTGGTGACTTCGGCGGTGGCGGCGACGGCGAGGACCGCGTGAAGACCGGTACCGAGGCCTAG
- the rpoC gene encoding DNA-directed RNA polymerase subunit beta' translates to MKDIFNFFEKPKDPLSFNAIRIALASPDKIRQWSHGEVKKPETINYRTFKPERDGLFCARIFGPVKDYECNCGKYKRMKHRGVVCEKCGVEVIQSKVRRERLGHITLATPVAHIWFLKSLPSRIGNLLDITLKELEKVLYCESYIIIDPKATPLQKGELVSEEKLHRLYEEHGEDSFSAGMGGEAVRELLRSIDVVRLSEDLRRDMRETNSEAKKKKYAKRLKVAEAFRMSGNKPDWMMLDVIPVIPPDLRPLVPLDGGRFATSDLNDLYRRVINRNNRLKRLQELNAPDIIIRNEKRMLQEAVDALFDNGRRGKTITGPNKRPLKSLSDMLKGKQGRFRQNLLGKRVDYSGRSVIVVGPELRLHQCGLPKIMALELFKPFIYNKLEEKGYVTTIKSAKKMVEKERPEVWDILEDVIREHPVLLNRAPTLHRLGMQAFEPVLIEGKAIQLHPLVCAAFNADFDGDQMAVHVPLSIEAQMEARVLMMSTNNILSPAHGKPIIVPTQDMVLGIYYMTRAREFAHGEGRVFSSPDEVRAAYDHGEVHLQAKIVCRIQGKRKETTVGRVLLWDIVPRKVGFDAINKVLDKKSLGGLIDLCYRLTGEKETVLLADRIRSLGYTNATKAGISIALKDMIIPAKKQEFLDFARKEVAEIENQYLEGLITDGERYNKVIDIWAEITEKVAAEMMQQISQDEAVGEKDGKREVRKQPSFNPIYIMADSGARGSAQQIRQLAGMRGLMAKPSGEIIETPITANFREGLSVLQYFISTHGARKGLADTALKTANSGYLTRRLVDVAQDAIINEYDCGTMDGLFIGALVEGGEIIEALGERILGRVALDDILDPVTNDVLVRANEEIDEDRVKRIENSGLDKVKIRSVLTCQAKRGICVECYGRDLARGRKVSVGEAVGVIAAQSIGEPGTQLTMRTFHIGGAATRRAEQSSLENRNAGMVKFAGLNTVQKKDGSLVAMNRNGEIVIVDESGRERERYQVIYGARILVKEGQKLEAGTLLAEWDPFAIPLLTEVGGVVRFEDIIEGVTMNESLDEVTGLSRKTVVESKDPEARPRITIRDEQGNIKDLVSSKAQASYFLPQGSIITVNDGDEIHAGEVIAKVPRETTKTKDITGGLPRVAELFEARKPKDAAAIAEIDGVVSFGKDTKGKRKLILTPEVGGELRTDLAKEYLISKGKNISVHAGDRVKAGEALMDGSANPHDILKVLGEKALAGYLVDEVQEVYRLQGVKINDKHIEVIVRQMLRRVRVTDVGDTSFLVDEQVEKWVFEEENEKVMAKAQRPAVGEPLLLGITKASLSTESFISASSFQETTKVLTEAAINGKVDYLRGLKENVIMGRLIPAGTGLPNYKYLDIEVESPADEISEMEAALAATHGEDVAPPPAPTGSRTETSGAA, encoded by the coding sequence GTGAAGGACATTTTCAACTTCTTCGAGAAGCCGAAGGATCCGCTCTCGTTCAACGCCATCCGCATCGCGCTGGCGTCGCCGGACAAGATCCGCCAGTGGTCCCATGGCGAGGTGAAGAAGCCCGAGACGATCAACTACCGCACCTTCAAGCCGGAGCGGGACGGCCTGTTCTGCGCCCGCATCTTCGGCCCGGTAAAGGACTACGAGTGCAACTGCGGCAAGTACAAGCGCATGAAGCACCGTGGTGTCGTGTGCGAGAAGTGCGGCGTGGAGGTCATCCAGTCCAAGGTGCGCCGTGAGCGCCTGGGCCACATCACGCTCGCCACGCCCGTGGCGCACATCTGGTTCCTCAAGTCGCTGCCCTCGCGTATCGGCAACCTGCTCGACATCACGCTCAAGGAGCTCGAGAAGGTCCTGTACTGCGAGAGCTACATCATCATCGACCCCAAGGCGACGCCCCTGCAGAAGGGCGAGCTCGTCAGCGAGGAGAAGCTCCACCGGCTCTACGAGGAGCACGGTGAGGACTCCTTCTCCGCCGGTATGGGCGGCGAGGCCGTCCGCGAGCTGCTGCGCTCCATCGACGTCGTCAGGCTGTCCGAGGATCTCCGCCGCGACATGCGCGAGACCAACTCGGAGGCCAAGAAGAAGAAGTACGCCAAGCGCCTCAAGGTCGCCGAGGCCTTCCGCATGTCCGGCAACAAGCCGGACTGGATGATGCTCGACGTCATCCCGGTCATCCCGCCCGACCTGCGCCCGCTCGTCCCCCTGGACGGTGGCCGCTTCGCGACGTCCGACCTCAACGACCTGTACCGCCGCGTCATCAACCGCAACAACCGTCTCAAGCGGCTGCAGGAGCTCAACGCTCCGGACATCATCATCCGCAACGAGAAGCGGATGCTCCAGGAGGCCGTCGACGCCCTGTTCGACAACGGCCGCCGCGGCAAGACGATCACCGGCCCCAACAAGCGGCCGCTCAAGTCGCTGTCCGACATGCTCAAGGGCAAGCAGGGCCGGTTCCGTCAGAACCTGCTCGGCAAGCGCGTGGACTACTCCGGTCGCTCCGTGATCGTCGTGGGCCCCGAGCTGCGCCTGCACCAGTGCGGCCTGCCCAAGATCATGGCCCTCGAGCTCTTCAAGCCCTTCATCTACAACAAGCTCGAGGAGAAGGGGTACGTCACCACCATCAAGAGCGCCAAGAAGATGGTGGAGAAGGAGCGTCCCGAGGTCTGGGACATCCTCGAGGACGTCATCCGTGAGCACCCGGTCCTCCTCAACCGCGCGCCCACCCTGCACCGCCTCGGCATGCAGGCCTTCGAGCCCGTGCTCATCGAGGGTAAGGCCATCCAGCTCCACCCGCTGGTGTGCGCCGCCTTCAACGCGGACTTCGACGGCGACCAGATGGCCGTCCACGTGCCGCTCTCCATCGAGGCTCAGATGGAGGCCCGCGTGCTGATGATGTCCACCAACAACATCCTCAGCCCCGCGCACGGCAAGCCCATCATCGTCCCCACCCAGGACATGGTGCTCGGCATCTACTACATGACGCGCGCCCGTGAGTTCGCCCACGGCGAGGGCCGCGTGTTCTCCTCGCCCGACGAGGTGCGCGCCGCCTACGACCACGGCGAGGTGCACCTGCAGGCGAAGATCGTCTGCCGCATCCAGGGCAAGCGCAAGGAGACCACCGTCGGCCGCGTCCTCCTGTGGGACATCGTGCCGCGCAAGGTGGGCTTCGACGCCATCAACAAGGTGCTCGACAAGAAGTCGCTCGGCGGCCTCATCGACCTCTGCTACCGCCTCACCGGCGAGAAGGAGACGGTGCTCCTGGCCGACCGCATCCGGTCGCTCGGCTACACCAACGCCACCAAGGCCGGTATCTCCATCGCCCTGAAGGACATGATCATTCCTGCCAAGAAGCAGGAGTTCCTGGACTTCGCGCGCAAGGAGGTCGCGGAGATCGAGAACCAGTACCTCGAGGGTCTCATCACCGACGGCGAGCGCTACAACAAGGTCATCGATATCTGGGCGGAGATCACCGAGAAGGTGGCCGCCGAGATGATGCAGCAGATCTCCCAGGACGAGGCCGTGGGCGAGAAGGACGGCAAGCGCGAGGTGCGCAAGCAGCCGTCGTTCAACCCCATCTACATCATGGCCGACTCCGGAGCCCGCGGCAGCGCCCAGCAGATCCGCCAGCTGGCGGGTATGCGCGGACTGATGGCCAAGCCCTCCGGCGAAATCATCGAGACGCCCATCACGGCCAACTTCCGTGAAGGCCTCTCCGTGCTCCAGTACTTCATCTCCACCCACGGCGCTCGTAAGGGTCTGGCGGACACGGCCCTCAAGACGGCCAACTCCGGTTACCTCACCCGCCGTCTCGTCGACGTGGCCCAGGACGCCATCATCAACGAGTACGACTGCGGCACCATGGACGGTCTGTTCATCGGCGCCCTGGTCGAGGGCGGTGAGATCATCGAGGCGCTCGGCGAGCGCATCCTCGGCCGCGTGGCCCTGGATGACATCCTCGATCCGGTCACCAACGACGTGCTCGTGCGCGCCAACGAGGAGATCGACGAGGATCGCGTCAAGCGCATCGAGAACAGCGGTCTGGACAAGGTGAAGATCCGCTCGGTGCTCACCTGCCAGGCCAAGCGCGGCATCTGCGTGGAGTGCTACGGCCGTGATCTGGCCCGTGGCCGCAAGGTGTCCGTGGGCGAGGCCGTCGGCGTCATCGCGGCGCAGTCCATCGGTGAGCCGGGTACCCAGCTCACGATGCGCACCTTCCACATCGGTGGTGCGGCGACGCGGCGCGCCGAGCAGTCCAGCCTCGAGAACCGCAACGCGGGCATGGTGAAGTTCGCCGGCCTGAACACGGTTCAGAAGAAGGACGGCAGCCTGGTGGCCATGAACCGCAACGGCGAGATCGTCATCGTCGACGAGAGCGGCCGTGAGCGCGAGCGCTACCAGGTCATCTACGGCGCCCGCATCCTCGTGAAGGAGGGCCAGAAGCTCGAGGCCGGCACCCTGCTGGCCGAGTGGGATCCGTTCGCCATCCCGCTGCTCACCGAGGTGGGCGGTGTCGTGCGCTTCGAGGACATCATCGAAGGCGTCACGATGAACGAGTCGCTGGACGAGGTGACCGGCCTCAGCCGCAAGACGGTCGTCGAGTCCAAGGACCCCGAGGCCCGTCCGCGCATCACCATCCGCGACGAGCAGGGCAACATCAAGGACCTGGTCTCCTCCAAGGCCCAGGCGAGCTACTTCCTCCCGCAGGGCTCCATCATCACCGTCAACGACGGCGATGAGATCCACGCGGGTGAGGTCATCGCCAAGGTTCCTCGCGAGACCACGAAGACCAAGGACATCACGGGCGGTCTGCCCCGCGTGGCCGAGCTCTTCGAGGCGCGCAAGCCCAAGGATGCCGCGGCCATCGCCGAGATCGATGGCGTGGTCTCCTTCGGCAAGGACACCAAGGGCAAGCGCAAGCTCATCCTCACCCCCGAGGTGGGCGGCGAGCTGCGCACCGACCTGGCCAAGGAGTACCTGATCTCCAAGGGCAAGAACATCAGCGTCCACGCCGGCGACCGCGTCAAGGCCGGCGAGGCGCTCATGGACGGCTCGGCCAACCCGCACGACATCCTCAAGGTGCTCGGCGAGAAGGCGCTCGCGGGCTACCTGGTGGATGAGGTGCAGGAGGTCTACCGGCTGCAGGGCGTGAAGATCAACGACAAGCACATCGAGGTGATCGTCCGGCAGATGCTCCGCCGCGTGCGCGTCACCGACGTGGGCGACACCAGCTTCCTCGTCGACGAGCAGGTCGAGAAGTGGGTGTTCGAGGAGGAGAACGAGAAGGTCATGGCCAAGGCCCAGCGTCCCGCCGTCGGCGAGCCGCTGCTCCTCGGCATCACCAAGGCCTCGCTCTCCACCGAGTCGTTCATCTCGGCGTCCTCCTTCCAGGAGACCACCAAGGTGCTCACCGAGGCCGCCATCAACGGCAAGGTGGACTACCTGCGCGGCCTCAAGGAGAACGTCATCATGGGCCGCCTCATCCCCGCCGGTACGGGTCTGCCCAACTACAAGTACCTCGACATCGAGGTGGAGAGCCCGGCCGACGAAATCTCCGAGATGGAGGCCGCCCTGGCCGCCACCCACGGCGAGGATGTCGCTCCGCCCCCGGCTCCCACTGGCAGCCGGACCGAGACCAGCGGCGCTGCCTAG
- a CDS encoding phasin family protein yields MDKQETPHKHPLAETFERVWSQALLAVSTAEEEAARTVQRVAGLAGWSPEEMIRQARLLTERLAGQRKDLEHNVEEGVRRALVHFKIPRRDEIQDVEARLSRLAERIEALGQRK; encoded by the coding sequence ATGGACAAGCAGGAGACCCCGCACAAGCACCCGCTGGCGGAGACGTTCGAGCGGGTGTGGAGCCAGGCCTTGCTGGCCGTGTCCACCGCCGAGGAGGAGGCCGCGCGCACCGTGCAGCGCGTGGCCGGGCTGGCTGGTTGGAGCCCCGAGGAGATGATCCGTCAGGCGCGGCTGCTGACGGAGCGTCTGGCGGGCCAGCGCAAGGATCTCGAGCACAACGTGGAGGAGGGGGTCCGGCGCGCCCTGGTGCACTTCAAGATTCCGCGGCGCGATGAGATCCAGGACGTCGAGGCGCGGCTGAGCCGATTGGCCGAACGCATCGAAGCGCTGGGGCAACGCAAGTGA
- a CDS encoding lytic transglycosylase domain-containing protein encodes MGSSSGPAGRRGEGLFRWLHALGSGCGKLPLVAGLALVLSARAVPLFAPPDVPLAVEPARFEAASPDAALIDAVLTKRAPELGLTLRQQIVHAIAEESGQAGYDPLLILAIIDVESDFTEEAISDKGARGLMQIKPSTLHFLAEKQGLRLSREEVASDPALGVRLGIRYLRELNDRFGDLDLALMAYNAGPTRIWQAKKAGELDVFRRYPRAVRRDFRRFREGEGLGGDWALAQREGLEKTPEQKAAP; translated from the coding sequence ATGGGGTCCTCCTCCGGCCCGGCAGGACGGCGCGGGGAGGGGTTGTTCCGCTGGCTTCATGCGCTCGGTTCCGGGTGTGGAAAGCTCCCCCTGGTAGCGGGCCTGGCCCTGGTGCTGTCCGCCCGGGCGGTACCCCTGTTCGCCCCGCCCGACGTGCCGCTCGCGGTCGAGCCCGCGCGCTTCGAGGCTGCTTCCCCCGACGCGGCGCTGATCGACGCGGTGCTGACCAAGCGGGCCCCGGAACTGGGTCTCACCCTGCGTCAGCAGATCGTCCACGCCATCGCCGAGGAGTCCGGCCAGGCGGGGTATGATCCGCTGCTGATCCTGGCCATCATCGACGTGGAGTCGGACTTCACCGAGGAGGCCATCTCCGACAAGGGCGCGCGCGGGCTGATGCAGATCAAGCCCAGCACGCTGCACTTCCTCGCCGAGAAGCAGGGGCTGCGCCTGTCCCGCGAGGAGGTGGCCTCGGATCCGGCCCTCGGGGTGCGTCTGGGCATCCGCTACCTGCGGGAGCTCAACGACCGGTTCGGGGACCTGGACCTGGCGCTCATGGCCTACAACGCCGGCCCCACCCGCATCTGGCAGGCCAAGAAGGCGGGTGAGCTGGACGTCTTCCGCCGCTATCCCCGCGCGGTCCGCCGTGACTTCAGGCGCTTCCGGGAAGGGGAGGGGTTGGGCGGTGATTGGGCTCTCGCCCAGCGCGAGGGGCTGGAGAAGACCCCTGAACAGAAGGCGGCTCCCTGA
- a CDS encoding social motility and stimulation tgl protein yields MFSIDERFRGLPAHREQVLSLYQSINSPHLAIPGKPAGPAQAFVLGLRGSGGFAVFIYLYLSEAQDCAVYVPGRRAASQEDYQQDEAAALGFVESMGFMMDNANFRGLPAAHQDELLKTLPVFYKDPKLVPGAARSRAEEKRNASTNLGRLLSSF; encoded by the coding sequence GTGTTCTCCATCGACGAGCGGTTCCGAGGCCTGCCGGCCCACCGCGAGCAGGTCCTGTCGCTGTACCAGTCCATCAACTCGCCGCACCTGGCCATCCCCGGCAAGCCGGCGGGGCCAGCGCAGGCCTTCGTGTTGGGGCTGCGCGGCTCGGGCGGCTTCGCCGTCTTCATCTACCTGTACCTCTCCGAGGCCCAGGACTGCGCGGTGTACGTGCCCGGCCGGCGCGCCGCGAGCCAGGAGGACTACCAGCAGGACGAGGCCGCGGCGCTCGGCTTCGTGGAGTCCATGGGCTTCATGATGGACAACGCGAACTTCCGGGGCCTGCCCGCCGCGCACCAGGACGAGCTGCTGAAAACATTGCCCGTCTTCTACAAGGACCCCAAGCTCGTCCCGGGCGCCGCCAGGAGCCGCGCCGAGGAGAAGCGCAACGCCTCGACGAACCTGGGCCGGCTGCTGTCCTCCTTCTGA